The Nocardioides humi genome includes a region encoding these proteins:
- a CDS encoding cupin domain-containing protein: protein MSDEMVVLDAADFGWDEPEMHVRAYSKCLVTRETVPGASFDFRISRYPVSGRNESHSHESAEQLFYIISGTGTARSGGVRHRLSPGITLYVPPRVDHAIENTGDEDLVFAIVTTEPLVG from the coding sequence ATGAGTGACGAGATGGTGGTCCTGGATGCCGCGGACTTCGGGTGGGACGAGCCCGAGATGCACGTCCGGGCCTACTCCAAGTGCCTGGTGACGCGCGAGACTGTGCCGGGTGCGAGCTTCGACTTCCGGATCTCCCGCTACCCCGTGAGCGGGCGCAACGAGTCGCACTCGCACGAGTCGGCCGAGCAGCTCTTCTACATCATCTCCGGCACCGGGACCGCGAGGAGCGGCGGTGTACGGCACCGGCTCTCGCCGGGGATCACGCTGTACGTGCCTCCCAGGGTGGACCACGCGATTGAGAACACCGGCGACGAGGACCTCGTCTTCGCGATCGTGACGACCGAGCCGCTCGTCGGCTGA
- a CDS encoding aldo/keto reductase, which yields MEARRLGADGPRVSALGLGCNNFGMKLDEPASARVVRAALDAGTTHFDTAERYGDGVSETVLGRALGADRSRVSVATKFSARVGGEGRPGDLASRVVDACDGSLRRLGTDRIDLYYQHFPDHTAPAEELLEALGRLVETGKIVRAGVSNADAPYLDRILPAERPSWFCALQVEWSLLVRDVERTVVPTACARGVGVVPYFPLASGLLTGKYRSRPYAAGSRLATLPWARRFATEENLARVDWLAMYAVEHGRSLLELALGWLLSHGAVSTVIAGATSAEQVRSNAAAATWRLSALELAEVDEMLTAGPAAVDG from the coding sequence ATGGAGGCGCGACGCCTCGGGGCCGACGGACCGAGGGTCTCGGCCCTCGGGCTCGGCTGCAACAACTTCGGGATGAAACTCGATGAACCGGCCTCGGCTCGGGTCGTGCGGGCCGCGCTCGACGCAGGGACCACCCACTTCGACACGGCGGAGAGGTACGGCGACGGGGTATCGGAGACCGTGCTCGGCCGGGCGCTGGGCGCCGATCGGAGCCGGGTCAGCGTCGCCACCAAGTTCTCGGCTCGGGTCGGGGGTGAAGGTCGGCCAGGGGACCTCGCGAGCCGGGTGGTCGACGCGTGCGATGGGAGCCTCCGGCGTCTGGGGACCGACCGGATCGACCTCTACTACCAGCACTTCCCAGATCACACCGCGCCGGCCGAGGAGTTGCTGGAGGCGCTCGGCCGACTCGTGGAGACCGGAAAGATCGTCCGGGCGGGGGTGTCGAATGCCGACGCGCCCTACCTTGATCGCATTCTCCCGGCCGAGCGGCCGAGCTGGTTTTGCGCGCTGCAGGTCGAGTGGAGCCTGCTCGTCCGCGACGTCGAGCGGACCGTCGTGCCGACAGCGTGCGCGAGAGGGGTCGGGGTGGTGCCGTACTTCCCACTGGCGTCAGGGCTCCTGACGGGGAAGTATCGGAGTCGGCCCTACGCCGCCGGGTCGCGGCTGGCGACCCTTCCGTGGGCAAGGCGGTTCGCGACGGAGGAGAACCTCGCACGGGTGGACTGGTTGGCGATGTACGCCGTGGAGCACGGTCGTAGCCTGCTCGAGTTGGCGCTCGGTTGGCTCCTCTCCCATGGTGCGGTCAGCACGGTGATCGCGGGTGCGACGAGCGCGGAGCAGGTCCGCAGCAACGCCGCCGCGGCGACCTGGCGGCTCTCCGCGCTCGAGTTGGCCGAGGTGGATGAAATGCTCACTGCTGGTCCGGCAGCGGTCGATGGGTGA